One genomic segment of Natronospira proteinivora includes these proteins:
- a CDS encoding alanine/glycine:cation symporter family protein, with product MDALGEALQSLAGFLWGPPLIVLVVGGGLFFLIYSRMGPYRYFGHAIAILRGKYDDVDDPGDISHLQALSAALSGTLGLGNIAGVAVAIGTGGPGAVFWMWVTAVVGVATKFFTCSLSIMYRGRDSRGQLQGGPMYIIREGLGSRWHWLAVFFCVVGLFGTLPIVQVNQLTETLREVVFIPAELVDPDDHFLFDLIFGITVAAIVASVIFGGIKRVGYVAARLVPAMVAVYLLLTAVVLAAHLPELPGHLAFIVTDAFTAQSIGGGVLGMITIGVMRGAFSNEAGIGTEVMAHGAAKTREPVREGLVAMMGPVIDTLIVCTCTALVILVTGVWQEEGLGGASMTAQAFGEVLPYGLGAYIIAFVVLIFASSTMFTFWYYGAKCLGFLIGAERQHYYKYFYTLLVVLGAVVSLEAVFGLIDSMYALMAIPTMTATLLLAPRVMEAARDYFARLREEEKEG from the coding sequence ATGGACGCCCTTGGTGAGGCACTGCAATCCTTGGCGGGCTTTCTGTGGGGGCCGCCGCTGATCGTCCTGGTGGTGGGTGGCGGCCTGTTCTTTCTGATCTATAGCCGCATGGGGCCTTATCGCTATTTTGGTCATGCCATTGCCATCTTGCGGGGCAAATACGACGACGTCGATGATCCCGGCGACATCAGTCATCTCCAGGCCCTGTCGGCGGCACTGTCCGGCACCCTCGGCCTGGGCAATATCGCCGGGGTGGCAGTGGCCATCGGCACCGGCGGGCCCGGTGCCGTGTTCTGGATGTGGGTCACCGCGGTGGTGGGGGTGGCCACCAAATTCTTTACCTGCTCCCTGTCCATCATGTACCGGGGCCGAGACAGTCGTGGTCAGCTCCAGGGCGGCCCCATGTACATCATCCGGGAAGGCCTGGGATCCCGCTGGCATTGGCTGGCAGTATTCTTCTGCGTGGTGGGTCTGTTCGGCACCCTACCCATTGTGCAGGTCAATCAGCTCACCGAGACCCTGCGGGAGGTTGTCTTTATCCCTGCGGAACTGGTGGACCCGGATGACCATTTCCTCTTTGATTTGATCTTCGGCATCACCGTGGCGGCCATTGTGGCCTCGGTGATCTTCGGCGGCATCAAGCGGGTGGGCTATGTGGCTGCCCGGCTAGTGCCGGCCATGGTGGCCGTTTACCTGTTGCTGACCGCCGTTGTCCTGGCGGCCCATCTGCCGGAACTGCCCGGCCATCTGGCCTTCATCGTCACGGACGCCTTCACCGCCCAATCCATCGGCGGGGGCGTGCTGGGCATGATCACCATCGGGGTGATGCGAGGGGCCTTTTCCAACGAGGCCGGCATCGGCACCGAGGTGATGGCCCACGGGGCGGCCAAGACCCGTGAACCGGTTCGGGAAGGCCTGGTGGCCATGATGGGTCCGGTGATCGATACCCTGATCGTCTGCACCTGTACCGCCCTGGTGATCCTGGTCACCGGCGTCTGGCAAGAGGAAGGCCTGGGCGGGGCGAGCATGACCGCTCAGGCCTTCGGCGAGGTTCTGCCCTATGGCCTGGGCGCCTATATCATTGCCTTTGTGGTGCTGATTTTCGCTTCCAGCACCATGTTCACCTTCTGGTATTACGGCGCCAAGTGCCTGGGCTTTCTTATCGGAGCTGAACGCCAGCATTACTACAAGTACTTTTACACCCTGCTGGTGGTGCTGGGGGCAGTGGTCTCGCTGGAGGCGGTATTCGGCCTGATCGACAGCATGTATGCCCTGATGGCCATTCCCACCATGACCGCAACGCTCCTGCTGGCACCCCGTGTCATGGAAGCCGCCCGGGATTACTTTGCCCGCTTGCGGGAGGAGGAGAAGGAAGGCTAA
- a CDS encoding CHASE2 domain-containing serine/threonine-protein kinase, which yields MNWLRHDRFVGLIVALLVGLAGLAGAWSVVDGQVSEWGMRLAPERGAGDHVLLVEVDDQSLRRFSDWPELAEAVGEAAIFSRESGARVTALVLPPDWGLAGPVADALLAARLDGPGTVLLGLPYRSWSSTDEHRSLEADWLPDYLRASALNLNLQASFQDQVQGYLTAARSMPEGRLLPVHPGLSSEVDGVGFLPHAEQRLATRQPAALLHSDGMYFPALSVHIAARMLDDSASAIRVEDQSGLTLGSQRISTDTGYHFQPHFYAGGGDNALQRVSLNDVLEGRVDAESLAGKAVILGTTSAQWADRLPSPLGVDMNPLEVVGHHSNALIRGDVYGAPDWLAVLPWAVLVVVGLYLAYLLPRVGLATGIALTLLLAVVLFNVQLVMPMARMMRLDLAMPVIALLTGHLALGLKQYLAERRQLFSGELSEANRLLGQAWQSMGRLDAAYERLKLCQPEPRLLDQLYDLGLDFERRRLFAKAQVVLRHINRLSPGFADVEARIRKLGVLESKMALGSSRGGVRSLVLTEDGMQKPMLGRYEIEKELGRGAMGVVYLGRDPRIGRTVAVKTVALSEEFEGEQLEKVTDRFFREAETAGRLNHPSIVTIYDVGEEADLAYIAMDYLDGSSLQRYTRPGKLLPVPTVFDIIAQVADALHYAHGHHVVHRDVKPGNMIYDRRTRRIKVTDFGVACLTDASKTKTGTILGTPSYMSPEQVLGKKVDGRSDIFSLGVTFYQMLRGELPFDGQPLATLMYKIANEKHPDVRHLRLDLPPCVGTIMDKALAKRPEERFQTGAEMAKALRQCRKQLAAKSTRGQDSKADGSR from the coding sequence TTGAATTGGCTGAGACATGATCGTTTTGTCGGTCTGATCGTTGCACTTCTTGTGGGCCTCGCCGGCTTGGCGGGGGCGTGGAGCGTCGTGGACGGTCAGGTTTCCGAATGGGGAATGCGGCTGGCCCCTGAACGTGGGGCCGGTGATCATGTGTTGCTGGTGGAAGTGGATGATCAATCCCTGCGGCGTTTTTCCGATTGGCCGGAATTGGCTGAGGCAGTGGGGGAAGCGGCGATATTCAGCCGGGAAAGTGGTGCCCGAGTGACCGCCCTGGTGTTGCCCCCGGACTGGGGGCTGGCCGGGCCCGTGGCGGATGCCTTGCTGGCCGCTCGCCTGGATGGGCCCGGTACCGTGTTGCTTGGTCTGCCATACCGCAGTTGGTCCTCGACAGACGAACATCGATCCCTGGAAGCGGACTGGCTGCCGGATTATCTCCGTGCCAGCGCCCTGAACCTGAACCTGCAGGCCAGCTTTCAGGACCAAGTGCAAGGCTATCTCACCGCGGCTCGGTCCATGCCGGAGGGGCGCCTGTTGCCGGTTCATCCTGGCCTGAGCAGTGAAGTGGACGGGGTGGGCTTTCTGCCCCATGCCGAACAGCGTTTGGCGACCCGTCAGCCGGCCGCCTTGCTGCACAGTGATGGTATGTATTTCCCCGCCCTTTCGGTTCATATTGCTGCCCGCATGCTGGATGACAGCGCCTCCGCGATCCGGGTGGAAGACCAGTCGGGCCTGACCCTGGGGTCCCAGCGTATCAGCACGGATACCGGCTATCACTTTCAGCCCCATTTTTATGCTGGCGGCGGTGACAACGCCCTCCAGCGAGTCTCTTTGAATGATGTGCTCGAAGGCCGGGTGGATGCCGAAAGCCTGGCGGGAAAGGCCGTGATCCTAGGCACTACCTCCGCCCAATGGGCCGATCGTCTGCCCAGCCCATTGGGCGTGGACATGAATCCCCTGGAAGTGGTGGGGCATCACAGCAATGCCCTGATACGGGGGGATGTCTATGGAGCCCCCGACTGGCTGGCTGTCCTCCCCTGGGCTGTTCTGGTGGTGGTTGGTCTTTATCTAGCTTATCTATTGCCCCGGGTCGGCTTGGCCACGGGCATTGCCCTGACCCTGCTGTTGGCGGTGGTGCTTTTCAATGTGCAGCTGGTTATGCCCATGGCGCGCATGATGCGCCTGGACTTGGCCATGCCGGTAATCGCCTTGCTCACCGGTCATCTGGCTCTGGGGCTCAAGCAGTATCTGGCCGAGCGGCGGCAGTTGTTCTCCGGTGAGTTGTCCGAGGCTAACCGCTTGCTGGGCCAGGCCTGGCAATCCATGGGGCGTCTGGATGCGGCGTACGAGCGGCTCAAGCTATGCCAGCCCGAGCCCCGCCTGCTGGATCAGCTCTATGACCTGGGCCTGGATTTTGAACGGCGTCGCCTGTTTGCCAAGGCCCAGGTGGTGCTTCGTCATATCAACCGCCTTTCCCCGGGCTTTGCCGATGTGGAAGCTCGGATCCGAAAGCTCGGGGTGCTGGAAAGCAAGATGGCCCTGGGCAGCAGCCGGGGCGGGGTGCGCTCACTGGTGCTCACCGAGGACGGCATGCAAAAGCCCATGCTGGGTCGTTACGAAATAGAGAAGGAGCTGGGCCGGGGTGCCATGGGGGTGGTTTATCTGGGCCGCGATCCCCGGATTGGCCGTACCGTGGCGGTGAAGACCGTGGCCCTGTCGGAAGAGTTTGAAGGCGAGCAGTTGGAGAAGGTTACCGACCGTTTCTTCCGGGAAGCGGAGACCGCGGGCCGTCTGAACCATCCCAGCATTGTCACCATTTACGATGTGGGCGAGGAAGCCGATCTGGCCTACATCGCCATGGATTACCTGGACGGCAGCAGTCTGCAACGTTACACCCGTCCGGGCAAGCTGCTGCCCGTGCCCACGGTGTTCGACATCATCGCCCAGGTGGCCGACGCCCTGCATTACGCCCATGGCCATCATGTGGTTCACCGGGATGTGAAGCCGGGTAACATGATCTATGACCGGCGTACCCGCCGAATCAAGGTGACCGATTTCGGCGTCGCCTGCCTTACCGATGCCAGCAAGACCAAGACCGGCACCATTCTGGGGACACCCTCGTATATGTCACCGGAGCAGGTGCTGGGCAAGAAGGTGGATGGCCGTTCCGATATCTTCTCCCTTGGCGTCACCTTCTATCAGATGCTGCGCGGCGAGTTGCCTTTTGATGGCCAGCCCCTGGCGACGCTGATGTACAAGATCGCCAATGAAAAGCATCCGGATGTCCGCCACCTGCGCCTGGATTTGCCCCCCTGTGTCGGTACCATCATGGACAAGGCCCTGGCCAAGAGGCCGGAAGAGCGTTTCCAGACCGGCGCCGAGATGGCCAAGGCCCTGCGTCAATGCCGCAAACAGCTGGCTGCCAAATCCACTCGGGGCCAGGACAGCAAGGCAGACGGAAGCCGTTGA
- a CDS encoding TlpA family protein disulfide reductase encodes MKSFAKPLSVLLILAALILLGWLLLSMLPMGFSTDLSVIGTGEPAVVLVHDHNYVESVDLMDQLGQVRDRHPDAMHYLVADLNTPRGERFAEQYDVDAVTLVLFDRHGNTVARSAGRKSATEVEAWLSDHLPPF; translated from the coding sequence ATGAAATCCTTTGCGAAGCCCTTGTCCGTTCTGTTGATCCTGGCCGCCCTGATTCTGTTGGGCTGGCTGCTACTGAGCATGCTGCCCATGGGCTTCAGCACCGATCTCAGCGTGATCGGTACCGGCGAGCCGGCGGTGGTGCTGGTCCATGACCATAATTATGTCGAGAGCGTGGATCTGATGGATCAGTTGGGACAGGTTCGCGACCGTCATCCTGATGCCATGCATTATCTGGTTGCCGACCTGAATACGCCTCGGGGGGAGCGCTTTGCCGAGCAATACGACGTGGACGCGGTGACCCTGGTGTTGTTCGACCGGCACGGTAACACGGTGGCCCGCAGTGCCGGACGCAAATCCGCGACCGAAGTGGAGGCCTGGCTCAGCGATCACTTACCGCCCTTCTAG
- the rlmM gene encoding 23S rRNA (cytidine(2498)-2'-O)-methyltransferase RlmM, producing MATVEASLHAPNWLLHCRPGMESATAAEMEERARAQGILGTYAIAQANSAYLRLCQPDPDQARAMVEQAPTGHIFARQLIHEHCWMEGLPQRDRLSPILAALPRHQGFEGIQLSAPDSNEGKALSRFLKGFGRALRQGAEQQGIDLALPGAPRLHLFFPDSNRVSIGFNQDPASPPGGIRRLRMPGQAPSRSTLKLEEALLTLLSEAERNRWLQPGLRAVDLGAAPGGWSWQMVRRHIQVTAVDNGPMAPSLMDSGLVEHVRADGFTWRPPRAVDWLLCDMVDKPGRVAARMQEWLGQSWTRHAVFNLKLPMKRPWPIVRNLLWGLESALAESRPSLELRARQLYHDREEITVLAVDPDGPGARK from the coding sequence ATGGCCACGGTTGAAGCAAGCCTGCACGCCCCCAACTGGCTGCTCCATTGTCGTCCCGGCATGGAATCGGCCACTGCCGCCGAGATGGAGGAACGGGCCCGCGCGCAAGGCATCCTCGGCACCTACGCCATCGCCCAGGCAAACAGCGCCTATCTGCGCTTGTGCCAGCCGGACCCGGACCAGGCCCGGGCCATGGTGGAGCAGGCGCCCACGGGCCACATCTTTGCCCGTCAATTGATCCATGAACATTGCTGGATGGAAGGACTACCCCAGCGTGACCGGCTCAGCCCCATTCTGGCCGCATTACCCCGTCATCAAGGCTTTGAGGGGATCCAGCTCAGTGCGCCGGACAGCAATGAGGGCAAGGCACTGTCCCGATTCCTCAAGGGCTTTGGCCGGGCCCTCAGGCAGGGTGCCGAACAACAGGGGATCGATCTGGCGTTGCCCGGCGCCCCTCGCCTGCATTTATTTTTCCCCGATTCCAACCGGGTCAGCATTGGTTTCAACCAGGATCCGGCCAGTCCGCCAGGCGGCATCCGACGCCTGCGCATGCCCGGCCAAGCCCCCAGTCGCTCGACCCTGAAACTGGAAGAAGCGCTGCTGACCCTGCTCAGTGAGGCGGAAAGAAACCGCTGGCTTCAGCCGGGGCTTCGGGCGGTGGATCTGGGCGCCGCACCCGGGGGCTGGAGCTGGCAGATGGTGCGTCGTCATATCCAGGTCACGGCAGTGGACAACGGCCCCATGGCGCCCTCCCTGATGGACAGCGGGCTGGTGGAGCATGTGCGGGCGGATGGTTTCACCTGGCGGCCGCCGCGGGCGGTGGACTGGCTATTGTGCGACATGGTGGACAAGCCGGGGCGGGTGGCGGCCCGCATGCAGGAATGGCTGGGCCAGAGCTGGACCCGGCACGCGGTATTCAATCTCAAACTCCCCATGAAGCGGCCCTGGCCCATCGTTCGCAATCTGCTTTGGGGCCTAGAATCGGCATTGGCGGAAAGCCGCCCCAGTCTCGAACTCCGGGCCCGCCAGCTCTACCACGACCGGGAGGAGATCACGGTACTGGCCGTGGACCCTGACGGGCCCGGCGCTCGAAAATAG
- a CDS encoding substrate-binding periplasmic protein, with protein sequence MRQASIHTLFWGACVLLLLSACEQAEPPAEETATDEAAPEAVSDCQLTMGWDPWEPYHYMTPKGEVDGLDVELVRAAAERMDCELDFVQDDFLTLLDGLRAGEIDLIPGATHTEARAQFAHFSDPYRVEYFTIWIRTDDQELLEGKDLTSLLESGRRVGFTEGFIYGSEVESLMADPEHEVLLRGARIGDLNLLRLIDHDIDAMIEDPYVATSIQRRLGFGEQVVRLEHELGRGDVHLMFSQSSVDEPLVERFNDVLAELEEDGTQDEIAARYQKP encoded by the coding sequence ATGAGACAAGCGAGCATTCATACATTGTTCTGGGGAGCCTGTGTCCTGCTGCTCCTGTCAGCCTGTGAACAGGCGGAGCCCCCTGCGGAGGAAACCGCCACCGACGAGGCGGCGCCCGAAGCGGTGAGCGACTGTCAGCTGACCATGGGCTGGGATCCCTGGGAGCCCTACCACTACATGACCCCCAAGGGTGAGGTGGACGGGCTGGACGTGGAACTGGTCCGCGCCGCCGCCGAGCGAATGGATTGCGAGCTCGACTTTGTCCAGGACGATTTCCTGACCCTGTTGGACGGGCTGCGCGCCGGCGAGATCGATCTGATTCCCGGAGCCACCCACACCGAGGCCCGAGCTCAATTCGCCCACTTCAGCGATCCTTATCGAGTGGAGTACTTCACCATCTGGATCCGGACCGATGATCAGGAATTGCTGGAAGGCAAAGACCTGACTTCCCTGCTGGAATCCGGTCGGCGGGTGGGCTTCACGGAAGGCTTCATTTACGGCAGCGAGGTGGAGTCACTCATGGCCGATCCCGAGCACGAAGTCCTTCTACGGGGGGCCCGGATCGGTGACCTGAATCTGCTGCGCCTCATTGATCATGATATCGACGCCATGATTGAGGACCCCTATGTGGCCACGTCCATTCAGCGGCGTCTGGGCTTCGGTGAGCAAGTGGTACGCCTGGAGCACGAGCTGGGCCGTGGGGATGTCCACCTGATGTTCAGTCAATCCTCGGTGGACGAGCCGCTGGTGGAACGCTTCAACGATGTCCTGGCCGAACTGGAGGAAGACGGAACTCAGGATGAAATCGCCGCCCGTTACCAGAAGCCCTGA
- a CDS encoding M13 family metallopeptidase gives MSRHLLVLLCASVLFACGQEEMGEGASSTDQEAPRALGVDLENMDRDVRPQDDFFRFVNGGWMARTDIPSDRARYGSFDELREQAERDLRELVDEVSQAEGVETGSPEQMIRDFYISFMDEERLETLGLEPLQPLLSKVTSIEDRDELKSLLAELPTYGVNGPFSFFVRQDARDSEQYISYISQSGLGLPERDYYLDEANEDVRQAYLEHIAEMFELMGHESPSQAADSIMALESELAEHHWTRVENRDPVATYNRKEMASLKELAPGMNWSEFLDSLGVEAVDAVVVRQPDYLSEADRLLSEHPLDDWQTYLQWRVLSRYAQYLSSDFADARFDFSGRVLQGLEEQEPRWERAIQTLNSVVGFQLGKLYVERHYDEEASERMAEMVDNLMIAFQQTLEESPWMSPDTRDEALAKLEDFNTKIGYPDEWRSYEGLEVDPEDLLGNVMRSRAYEHERMLNHLGEEVDRDEWFMTPQTVNAYYSPSMTEIVFPAAILQPPFFDVNADDAINYGAIGAVIGHEISHGFDDSGRQVDGDGNLRDWWSEGSEEEFQDRSQVLVDQFSAEEPLEGVNIDGRATLGENIADHGGLRVAWRAYQLSLDGEAAPEIEGFTGEQRFFLGWGQIWRIQFRDEALRQHLQTRPHSPGEFRVNTTLPNIPGFYEAFDVSPDDEMYLPEEERANIW, from the coding sequence ATGAGCAGACACCTGTTGGTGTTGCTGTGTGCAAGTGTTTTGTTTGCATGCGGCCAGGAAGAAATGGGAGAAGGAGCATCGTCCACGGATCAGGAGGCACCTCGTGCCTTGGGTGTGGACCTGGAAAATATGGACCGGGATGTTCGTCCCCAGGATGATTTTTTTCGTTTCGTGAATGGCGGCTGGATGGCGCGTACCGATATCCCATCTGACCGAGCGCGTTACGGGAGCTTTGACGAACTTCGTGAGCAGGCGGAAAGAGATCTGCGTGAGCTTGTGGATGAAGTATCCCAAGCCGAAGGTGTGGAAACAGGTAGCCCGGAGCAGATGATTCGGGATTTCTACATCAGCTTCATGGATGAGGAGCGTCTGGAAACGCTGGGCCTGGAGCCCTTGCAGCCCCTGTTGTCAAAAGTCACCTCCATTGAAGACCGGGATGAGCTCAAGTCCCTGCTGGCTGAGTTGCCGACTTATGGCGTCAACGGCCCCTTTAGTTTCTTTGTGCGTCAGGATGCGCGCGACTCCGAGCAATACATTAGCTATATCAGTCAGTCCGGGCTGGGTCTCCCCGAACGGGACTATTACCTGGATGAAGCCAATGAGGATGTCCGGCAAGCTTATCTTGAGCATATTGCCGAGATGTTCGAGTTGATGGGGCATGAATCTCCGTCACAAGCGGCCGATTCCATCATGGCCCTGGAAAGCGAGTTGGCAGAGCATCACTGGACCCGAGTTGAAAACCGGGACCCGGTGGCCACCTACAACCGCAAGGAAATGGCGTCTTTGAAAGAGTTGGCGCCGGGTATGAACTGGTCGGAGTTCCTGGATTCCCTTGGCGTGGAAGCGGTGGACGCCGTGGTTGTCCGTCAGCCTGATTATCTGAGTGAAGCTGACAGGCTCCTCTCTGAACATCCTCTGGATGATTGGCAGACCTACCTGCAGTGGCGGGTGTTGAGCCGTTATGCCCAATACCTGTCCAGCGATTTTGCTGATGCCCGCTTTGATTTTTCGGGCCGCGTCTTGCAGGGACTGGAAGAACAGGAGCCTCGCTGGGAACGAGCGATCCAAACGCTAAACAGCGTGGTGGGATTCCAGCTCGGCAAGCTCTATGTGGAACGCCACTATGATGAAGAGGCCAGCGAACGCATGGCCGAGATGGTGGACAACCTGATGATTGCCTTCCAGCAGACATTGGAGGAGTCCCCCTGGATGAGCCCGGATACCCGGGACGAGGCCCTGGCAAAGCTGGAAGATTTCAATACCAAGATTGGTTACCCGGATGAATGGCGGAGCTACGAGGGCCTGGAAGTGGACCCCGAAGATCTGCTGGGCAATGTGATGCGGTCACGGGCTTATGAGCATGAGCGTATGCTTAATCACCTGGGTGAAGAGGTGGACCGGGACGAATGGTTCATGACCCCGCAGACGGTGAATGCCTATTATTCGCCTTCCATGACCGAGATTGTCTTTCCGGCCGCGATCCTGCAGCCACCATTCTTTGATGTGAATGCAGACGATGCCATCAATTATGGTGCCATCGGTGCGGTGATCGGTCATGAGATCAGCCATGGTTTCGATGATTCCGGTCGTCAGGTGGACGGAGATGGGAATCTGCGGGATTGGTGGTCCGAGGGTTCGGAAGAAGAATTCCAGGACCGCTCCCAGGTGTTGGTGGACCAATTCAGTGCCGAAGAACCTCTTGAAGGGGTGAACATCGATGGTCGGGCCACTCTAGGCGAGAACATTGCCGACCACGGCGGCCTGCGGGTGGCCTGGCGGGCCTATCAGTTGTCCCTGGACGGAGAAGCGGCACCAGAGATCGAAGGATTCACGGGTGAGCAACGTTTCTTCCTGGGCTGGGGCCAGATCTGGCGAATCCAGTTCCGGGATGAGGCCTTGCGCCAGCACCTCCAGACTCGCCCCCATTCACCCGGCGAGTTTCGCGTCAATACGACCCTGCCGAATATCCCGGGTTTCTATGAGGCATTCGATGTCTCGCCGGACGATGAGATGTACCTGCCGGAAGAGGAACGGGCCAACATCTGGTAA
- a CDS encoding PilZ domain-containing protein, translating into MGEIDHSSKLGASDDRRVFERIDTQHPVKVLDGQGKAHSALALDISLTGLQMLCSSSTARQLLPESAMQGKLAGEELRIQMQLPLKDGRYSDVDARCRVVAARADEGDRFRIGLRYIWFENYTYDDLERFIDDWLH; encoded by the coding sequence ATGGGCGAAATTGATCATTCAAGCAAACTGGGCGCCAGTGATGACCGCCGGGTATTCGAGCGAATCGATACCCAGCACCCGGTGAAGGTGCTGGATGGTCAGGGCAAGGCTCATTCTGCCCTGGCTCTGGATATTTCCCTGACAGGTTTGCAGATGCTCTGCAGTAGCAGCACCGCTCGGCAATTGCTGCCTGAATCAGCCATGCAGGGCAAGCTTGCCGGCGAGGAGTTGCGGATCCAGATGCAGCTACCGCTCAAGGACGGTCGCTACTCGGATGTAGATGCCCGCTGCCGGGTAGTGGCGGCCAGGGCCGATGAGGGAGATCGGTTCCGGATCGGTCTGCGCTATATCTGGTTCGAAAACTACACTTACGATGATCTGGAACGGTTCATCGACGACTGGCTCCACTAG
- the msrA gene encoding peptide-methionine (S)-S-oxide reductase MsrA has product MRSEKASFGAGCFWGVEARFREMDGVLETRVGYQGGDHENPSYEDVCTGETGHAEVVEIQFDPQRLSYEELLSVFWEMHDPTSLNRQGPDVGSQYRSAIFYHSPEQKEKAETAREALDRSGRFKRPIVTEISPATAFYPAEEYHQRYLEKKGLSSCAI; this is encoded by the coding sequence ATGCGATCAGAAAAAGCCAGTTTCGGCGCCGGTTGTTTCTGGGGCGTGGAGGCCCGCTTCCGGGAAATGGACGGCGTGCTGGAAACCCGTGTGGGTTATCAAGGGGGGGATCACGAGAATCCCAGCTACGAAGACGTCTGTACCGGAGAGACTGGCCATGCCGAGGTGGTGGAGATTCAGTTTGACCCCCAGCGGTTGAGCTATGAAGAATTGCTATCGGTTTTTTGGGAAATGCATGATCCCACCAGCCTGAATCGCCAGGGGCCGGATGTGGGTAGCCAGTACCGCTCTGCGATTTTCTACCATTCACCAGAGCAGAAAGAAAAAGCTGAAACAGCGCGCGAGGCACTGGACCGGTCAGGGCGTTTCAAGCGACCCATTGTGACCGAAATCAGTCCGGCCACGGCCTTCTATCCTGCTGAGGAGTATCATCAACGTTATCTGGAGAAGAAGGGGTTGAGCAGCTGTGCAATTTAA
- a CDS encoding NRAMP family divalent metal transporter, whose amino-acid sequence MKADPRQRKALLQTLGPGLLMAGAAVGVSHLVQATRAGAEYGFLLLGLVVLVCALKYPFLEFGPRYAAATGLSLLDGYRRMGRWALGVYILITVGTMFAILASVTVVTAGLAGRFFPLPLGTTAWSAMVLGCCGLILLLGRFRGLDLSMKVIMALLALLTLVAVSLALLSPESWTDRPPEPSMASLWSGAGIAFLLALMGWMPIPLDVAAWHSLWAQERRRHTGHQPSVRHALFDFKLGYVGATLLAVCFLVLGATVMYGSEEALSESGVVFAGQLASLYGQTLGSWSTPVILLGALIVMFSTTLAVSDAYPRVLSALAGFASPKLNHGGRRLFITGFFAVAGGALIVIHFFGQAFTTLVDFATTISFLSAPLLAWLNYRLVTGPLMPAAHRPGPGLRLFSLVGIGFLLGFSLLWIIWRLLG is encoded by the coding sequence ATGAAGGCAGATCCCCGTCAACGCAAGGCACTGCTGCAAACCCTGGGTCCGGGCCTGCTCATGGCCGGGGCCGCCGTTGGCGTCTCCCACCTGGTCCAGGCCACCCGGGCCGGCGCGGAATACGGCTTCCTGCTGCTGGGCTTGGTGGTTCTGGTCTGCGCCCTGAAATATCCCTTCCTGGAGTTCGGGCCCCGTTACGCCGCTGCCACAGGCCTTTCCCTCCTGGACGGCTACCGCCGCATGGGGCGTTGGGCACTTGGCGTCTACATCCTGATCACGGTGGGCACCATGTTCGCCATATTGGCCAGCGTCACCGTGGTCACCGCCGGCTTGGCCGGACGTTTTTTTCCCCTGCCTCTGGGCACCACAGCCTGGTCGGCCATGGTGCTGGGCTGTTGCGGCCTGATTCTGCTACTGGGGCGCTTTCGGGGCCTGGATCTAAGCATGAAGGTGATCATGGCCTTGCTCGCCCTGCTGACCCTGGTGGCAGTGAGCCTGGCTCTGTTGAGCCCGGAAAGCTGGACGGACCGCCCACCAGAACCTTCAATGGCCTCCCTCTGGTCTGGTGCCGGCATCGCCTTTCTGCTGGCCCTGATGGGATGGATGCCCATCCCCCTGGATGTGGCGGCCTGGCATTCCCTCTGGGCTCAGGAACGGCGCCGCCATACCGGCCACCAACCGTCAGTCCGGCATGCCCTGTTCGACTTCAAGCTGGGTTACGTGGGGGCCACTCTCCTGGCTGTCTGCTTTCTGGTTCTGGGTGCAACGGTAATGTATGGCAGCGAAGAAGCCTTGTCAGAGAGTGGGGTGGTCTTCGCCGGACAGCTGGCAAGTCTCTACGGCCAGACTTTGGGCAGCTGGAGTACGCCCGTGATCCTCCTGGGCGCCCTAATCGTCATGTTCAGCACCACCCTGGCGGTCAGCGATGCCTATCCTCGCGTCCTTTCGGCGCTGGCCGGTTTCGCCAGCCCCAAGCTGAACCACGGGGGCCGTCGCCTCTTTATTACGGGATTTTTTGCGGTAGCGGGCGGGGCGCTGATCGTTATCCACTTCTTTGGGCAGGCCTTTACCACCTTGGTGGATTTTGCCACCACTATCTCCTTTTTGTCGGCACCGCTGCTGGCGTGGCTGAACTATCGCCTGGTTACCGGGCCTCTCATGCCGGCGGCCCACCGGCCAGGCCCCGGCCTGAGACTTTTCAGTCTGGTGGGGATCGGCTTTCTGCTGGGCTTCTCCCTGCTGTGGATCATCTGGCGACTGCTGGGCTAA